The following proteins are encoded in a genomic region of Clostridium kluyveri:
- the rpmH gene encoding 50S ribosomal protein L34 produces the protein MWMTYQPKKKQRKREHGFRKRMRTLSGRNVIKRRRQKGRKRLTA, from the coding sequence ATGTGGATGACTTATCAGCCAAAAAAGAAGCAAAGAAAAAGAGAGCATGGCTTTAGAAAGAGAATGAGAACTCTATCAGGAAGAAATGTTATTAAGAGAAGAAGACAAAAAGGTAGAAAAAGATTAACAGCATAA